The DNA segment GCCAGACCCTCGACGACCTCGGGATCGTTGTAGCCGCCGGGTGCGACGTCGTTCGCCGAGTCGGCGTAGAACAGCGAGGCGATCGCCTGGATCTGGCCGCGTCCGACGTCGAGTTCGAACTGGCCGCCACCGTACATCGCGATCTCCCGCTCGATACAGAACTCGATCGTCTCGAACAGCGATTCGACCGAGCCGAAGCGCGAGGGCTTGATGTTGAGCCAGTCGGGCTCCCATGGGAGTTCCTCGACGTCGGCGATCCCGTGGATCGTCGCATCCCACGAAACCCGATCCTCGTGGCCCTCCAGTACGGGGCGGGTCCCCTCCGTGAGCGCGGGATCCTCGATAACGGACTCGGAAAGTCCGTTGATGACTCGCTCGTAGAGGTCGGGGTCGGGGGCCTGATCGACCTCCGTCCCCTCGTACTGACCCTTCAGATCGACCACTCGGACCGCGCCCGTATCGGCGAGGCGATCGATCAGCTCGTCGTCCCACTTGCTCGTGGGGTCGAGCTTGAACTCCAGATCGGGATCGTTCTCCAGAAAACGCTCGATCCGGTCGAACGTCGGCGGGTCGCCCAGTCGGGTGCTAGCGATGAAGCGGACCGGATCGTACTGCCGGTCGAGCGCGCTCGCGAGATCCGTATCCGCCTGCCGAAGCGCCAGATCGAGCGCCGCGCTCTCGAAGGCCCAGCGGCGGTAGTGGCGGAAGTCCTCTCGGGAGGGGCCGTCGGGAAAGAGCTCGAGGTCCGCGAGGCGCGCGGAGAACTCGTCGAGGGTGTACTCGCCCTCCAGATCGGGCGCGCCGGCCTCGAGCAGCGCGTCGTGGTCCGCGGTCTCGTAGGTGACGTCCTCCCCCTTCCCGATCTCGCCCTCGCCCGAGAGCGAGATCACCGTGGTAACGCGGGTGAAGCCGCTGGAGGTGTCGCGTTCGCGTCGGGAAAGCGAGATCTCGTCGATCCGGACCGGGAGATCGGAGACGGCATCGTACAGCGCCATACCCGCCGTACGCTCGCGACCGCCTTAACCCTCCGTCAGGGCGGCCGCTCCATCGAGAAGCGGTCGCGCGTGCTCGCGTAGTAGCTCCCCGAGAGCCGGCCGACCGCGTCGAGCTTCGTTACGTCGACCTTCCCGCCGGTGGTGACGTCGTCCGCGACGTGGGCGTACACCACCTCCCCGAGCACCATCGAGGAGCCGCCGATCTCGACGAAGTCGTACAGCTTACACTCGAAGGCGACCGCCGCGTCGGCGACGCGTGGAGGCGCGATCCGGACGCTCTCGGCACGGTCGAGTTCGGCGTGGTCGAACTCGTTCTCCTCGACGGTGGCGCTCGTGGCGTTCATCGCTTCGGCGAGCTCCATCGTCACGACGTTGACCACGAACTCCTCGGTCTCGAGGACGTTCCGTGGCGTGTCCTTGAGATCGTCGCCGGTCCCGACGGGTGCGAACATCACGACCGGCGGGTCGACCGCCACGACGTTGAAGAAGCTGTAGGGCGCGAGGTTGTCACGGCCCTCGGGACTCCGGCTGCTCACCCAGGCGATCGGCCGGGGAACGACCGAACCCGCCAGAAGCCGGTAGGCGGAGTCCAGTTCGTCGATGTCGACCTCCATCTCACTCCCCCTCGAACGGGTCGATCTCCTCGGTTCCGGGGTCCTCCTCGTCGACGCCGAAGCCCGGCCCCGCGGTCGCGAACTCGAAGACGAGTCCGTCGGGGTCGCTGAAGTAGATGCTCCTGAAGTAGGTCCGGTCCTTCACCCGCGAGACCCGGACCCCGTGGTCCATTAGGTGCTCGCGCCACTCCTCTAGAGTCTCGTCGTCCTCGACGCCGAAGGCGAAGTGGTGGCTCGCTCCCGGTCCGGGCCGTCCCTGGGAGCCGGGGTACTCGAAGTAGGTGACGTTGGTTCCGGGCTCGCCCTCGGGCGTCGAGGAGAAGTAGTAGTGGAGCGTCCCCGGGTCGTCGTAGTTCCGGGTTCTCTTCACCGTGTGCCAGTCGAGGACGTCCTCGTAGAACTCCACCGTCTCCTCCATGTCCGTGCAGATGTTCGTCACGTGATGCAGTCCGGTGGTGGGTGGTGCGTCGGTCATGTGATGTCTCCTGATCGGTCGCGTGTCGGTTCAGTCGTAGCCCGCGCCGGTCGGGGCGTCGGGCAGTTCGTAGGGGTCGGCCTCGAGGCCGAGTTCCTCGAGCGCTCGCCCGACGTGCTCGTCGTCGACGTAGTCGGCGCCCGCTTTTTCCCGAATTCGCTGGGCGGTCGCGAGCACCTCGCCGTGCCGATCGTCGGGGATGTGGTACTTGTCGGTCGCGATCTCGAGCACCAGGCCGTTGTGATCGCGCGTGTAGATCGAGTGGAACGCGCCGCGATCGAACTCGTTGTAGGGATGATCGGCCTCGTCGAAGGCCTCCTTGGTCTCGACGAACCGTTCGGGCTCGACGCTGAACGCGAGGTGGTGGACGGCGCCGATACCGGTTCGCTGGGGGCGCGGATCCGACTCGCGGTCGTCGTTCACGAAGAAGGTGAGGATCCGACCGTCGCCCGTGTCGAAGAAGAGGTGAGTCACCTCGGGTTGGTCGAGGTTGGGCTGGCGCAACACGAGCGACATTCCGAGGAGATCACGGTAGAACTCCACGGTGTCGGCCTCGTTGCTGCCGATCAGCGTGACGTGATCGGTCCCGGAGAGACGGATCGGACTGTCTGGCGGTTCGGCGACAACGGGCGTGGGTTCCGTAGCTTCGTCGGTCATGGGGTATGAGTCGTAGAGCTAGGTCCGCTCGTTCCGGTCGTGAAGGGACGAGGACCGGCTGATCGGACGGTTCCCGGCGGGAGGGTGGACGACGGCTCTCGCGGGGACTCCGGTAACATCCTGTAACTTGCTATACGATGTGAACTCATATATCGCTTCGCGTACGTACGGGACACCAGGTAACATCGATGTCATCGGAATCCACTGCGTACGACGGGTCGACCTGTTCGGTCATCGACTCGCTCGAACAGATCGGCTCCCAGTGGCGACTGATCGTGCTCCACGACCTGCAGGAGGAGGAGAAGCGGTTCAACGAACTCAAACGGTCGACCGATGCCTCCTCACGAACGCTCTCGCGGGTGCTCGAGGACCTCCAGGAACTGGGGTTCGTCGAACGTCGCGTCGAGGCCGACTCGCCGATCGCCACCTACTACAGCCTCACTCCGAAGGGCGAGTCGCTCCGTCCCGTCTTCGGGGAGATCGAGTGCTGGGCGGACGAGTGGCTCTAGCCCGGATAACGGGACGCGACGAGCTGCCCGTCCTATCATCTATTCTCAATATACTTTAATTAAATTGAGATTAGTATAGATATCATGGAAGGATCACGGGACGATCGAGACGTCGGTGAACCGCTGCGGGTGCAACTGTACGTGCGCCACAACACCTTCGGCGCGCGAACGCAACAGCAGCGGCTGTTCGAACGGGTACGCCGTCTCGAAGCGCGTTCCCGGATCGAGCGCACGGAACTGCGTCGGTGGCCGGACCGTATCCCTGCGAACGAACGGAGCGAACTCGGCGACGTGATAGGCGAGTTCGAGGCGTGGGCCGCGGATCGAGATCTGGCGCTCGCTCCCTGCTTCGATCGCCGTGAGGTCGAATCGCGGTTCGGCGGCGGACGATACGAACGGATCTCCCTCCCGATCATGTGCCTGGCCGTCTACCGGAACGGACGGCTCCAGCGCGTCGCGCCACACGTGGACGGCGATCGATCGTACACCGTTTACGACTGTATCGACGACCTCGAGGAACGCCTCACCGGGGAGAAGCGACGGTCGTTGCGAGGCTCCGATGCGATCGTCCCGCCGTAGGACCGCTCCAGCTCCGAATCAATCGTACCGGTCGGGGTAGGCGGCCTCGAGCAGCTCGGGTTCGGCCTCGAAGCGCTCGCGGATCGGCGCGATGACCTCCGAGACGTACTCACCGGTCGCGTTCTTCAGGTCCTGCGGGTGAAGCTCGCCTGAGACGAAGTCCTCCTCGAGGTCGGCGTACTCCTCGTAGACCACGTTCCCGCCGTACTCCTCCGGTCGTTCGATGACGAACGGTTCGTTTCGCTCCCCGAGAACGGGAAAGACGAGGTGGTTCAGGTACTCGAGGACGCCGTTGTCCTCGACCTCGCCCTGGGGGCAGTAGGCGCCGTTGATCTTCTCGGAGACGGCCTCGGGATCGTCGGTGAGGTTGACCTTCGAGCCCGCCTCGCTCGCGCTCATCTTCCCGCCCGAGAGTCCCGAGAGCAGCGGCGCGAACAGACAGAGCGGTTTGGCGTGGCCATGCTCGGGCAGCAGTTCGCGAGCGAGCATGTAGATCCCGCGCTGATCGATCCCGCCGTAGGCGACGTCCGCGTCGAGGGCGGCGACGTCGAGGCTCTGCATCAGCGTGTAGACCAGCCCCCCCAACTTGGGGTTCTCCGACTGGCGGACGACCTCGCTGCCGGCGCGCTGGGCGCGGCTGATCGTGGTGTCGGCCAGCAGCCGGTAGAGTTCGAGCGTGTAGGGCTCCTCGAGCTCGAACTCGGTGCCGCGGACGAACTCGATGTCGTCGGGGTTCGCGCCGGCGGCCTCGACCATCGCCTCGATCGCCGCCCGGTAGTACTCGGAGCGGGCCTCGAGCAGTTCGAAGGGGCTCTTCTCGTCGTCGAGGTGGGCGTGGAGGTCGGCGATGAGGACCGTTACCTCCATGTCGGCCCGGAGGAAGTCCGCGAGCTTCCGGATCGTGGTGAAGTGACCGATGTGCATCTCGCCGGTGGGGGCGTAGCCGATGTAGACGCTGGGGTTGGGCCGCTCGAGGAGGTCGACGAGCTCCTCCTCGGTGACCACCTCCTCGGTGTGGCGGAGAACGCGTTCCGTTCGCTCGGCGGTGTCCATGTAGACGGGGAGCCAATCGCCCGGGTTAAGTCGTTTGATTCGACCGGTGAGGAGGCCGTCGCGCGTCCGCTCCGAAAACACCGGGGATAAGTACTCCGGCACGGACTAGACGACTACCCACACGCAATGGCCCTCGATACGAACGACCGGGCGATCGCCGGCTTCACGATGACGGGTCACTCGCTGGTCCACTGGTTCGAGACGTCGATCCCCATCTTCCTCGTGGTCTGGCTCGCGGAGTTCGACGTGAGCGTCGCGCTCCTGGGGATCGTCGTCGCGCTCGGTTACGCGCCGTTCGGGCTCGGCGCGCTTCCCGGCGGCATCCTCGCGGACATATACGGGACCAAACGCCTGGTGCTCCTGTGTCTCGGCGGGATGAGCCTCTCGTTTCTCGTCCTCTCGATCGCGCCGAACATCTACGCGATCACCGTGGGGTTGGTGCTCTGGGGAGTCGCCGCGAGCGTCTATCATCCCGCGGGGCTCTCGCTGATCTCGACCGGCGTCGAGGAGCGCGGAACGGTGTTCGCGTGGCACGGCATCGCGGGCAACGTCGGCATCGCGCTGGGGCCGTTCGTCGCCGCGACGCTGCTGATCTTCCTCGACTGGCAGCTCGTCGCTGCCCTGCTCGCGATCCCGGGGCTGGTCGCCGTCGCCTACGGGCTGTCGGCGGACTTCGATCCGATGAACGCGGTCGACGACGTCGAGGAGACCACCGAGGAGGCGCTCTCGCTCTCCGAGCTGTTCGGCCAGTCGCGGGCGCTGCTCGCGAGCGCGTTCGGCCTCGTCTTCGTCATCGTCACGTTCGAGGGACTGTTCTACCGCGGCATGTTGACCTACCTGCCCGAGATCCTCCACGGGCTGCCGGCGATGGAGGCGTTCGAGCTCTCGGCCGATCTTCGGGGGATCGAGCCGGCGGACTACATCTACGTCGGCTTCCTCGTCGTGGGGATGGCGGGCCAGTACGCCGGCGGGAAGCTGACCGACCGGGTACCGGCAGAACGCGGGCTGCTCGCGATCTTCGGCGTGCTCGCGCTGCTGGCGCTCGCCTTTATCCCCGTGACGGGGATGGGACTGGGCGCGTTGCTGGCGCTGTGTGGCGTGCTCGGCTTCTTCCTGTTCGCGATCCAGCCGTTCTACCAGAACGCGGTCGCGGTCCACACCCCGACCGACACCCGCGGGCTCTCCTACGGCTACACCTACCTCGGGGAGTTCGGCCTGGGCTCGGCGTCGATCGCGATCGGCGGGTTCGTGCTCGACTCGTTCGCCCTGTCGGCGTTCTTCGCGATGCTCGCGGCGTTCGCGCTGATCGCCGCGGCGCTGTCGGCCGGCCTGCTCGTCTTCCAGGACCGTCTCGACCCCTCGCGCGAGCACGCCGCGGGCGCCGGAACCGACGACTGATCGGGGACGAGCGCTTTTGTCGGTCCGAGCCCGACGATCGGACGTGTACACCGGGAAGACCGAACGGCCCTGCTGTCTCTGCCGAAACCCCGAGACCGGGTCTCGAATCGACCTTCCGCCGCGGGCGATCACCCACATGAGACACGCCGGGGCGATCGCCTGGCAGGACGTCGTCGGCGAGGTGTCGATCCACTTCTGTGCGGACGACTGGGCGCTCGTCCGGGAGCTGGTCCTCGAGATGGGGTTGAACCCGCTCTCGAGGTGCAACGTCGCGTACGCCTCCTTCGACCTGCGCGAGGACTTCGAGGCGCTGCTCAACGCGACCCGCGAGGGGCCCGATCACGCGCCGATCGAGCGGCGCATGCGCGAGAGGAGCGAGACGGTCCTCTCGAGTCCCGACGAGCACGAACTCCGCGACCGGGTGGAGGCACGGATCGTCGGGTTCGTCCTCGAGGACGAACCGGAGCGTTCGGTCCCCGAGTGAGCGATCGTCCCCGTTCGAGGCCATCGAACTTATATCGCTCGGTGATCATCACGTATTAAGAGGATGTCAACCGACGAAGCGTCGGCCGACCCCGTGGTTCTCGTCGTCGACGACGAGCCGGAACTGGCGAGCCTGTTCGCCGCCTGGCTCGACGACGAGTGGACGGTCAGGGTCGCTCACGACGGTGATGAGGCGCTCGAGCGGATGGACGAGGAGGTCGCCGTCGTGTTGCTCGACCGCCGGATGCCCGGACGGTCGGGCGACGAGGTGTTGGACGCGATTCGCGGGGAGGGCTACGACTGTCGGGTGGTGATGGTCACGGCGATCGACCCGGATTTCGAAATCATCGAGATGGGCTTCGACGACTACCTCGTCAAACCCGTCACGGGCGACGAGCTACGGCGGACGGTCACGCGGGTCCACCGTCGGACCGAGTACGACGAGATCATGCGCGAGTACTACAGTCTCGCGTCGAAACGAGCGGTGCTCCGGACCGAGAAGTCCCGCTCCGAACTCGAGGAGAACGAGGAGTACCGGCGCCTCGAGTCCCGCCTCACGAAGCTCCGAAAGTCGGTCGACGAGACGATCGAGGGACTCCGGGGTCACGAGGACTTCGCCGCCGCCTTCCGCGACCTGGGCAACGGCCGCTGTAGCTAGTCCGGCGGACCACGACTTCGCGGCCGCGCAGCCGCGACGCTACGACTGGCGGTAGATCAGGTTGCGCTGGACCTCGTTGGTTCCCTCGTAGATGACGGGGATCCGCACGTCGCGATAGACGCGGGCGATCCGCCGGTCGGTGAGGACCGAGCGCCCGCCGTGGAACTGCATGCCTTGCTGTGCGCAGTCGACGGCCATCTCCGTGGATTTGGTCTTCGCCAGCGCCGCCCACAGCCCCGCGTTCTCCTCGTCGCGGACCTTCCTGGCCGCACGATGGTTGAGTGCGCGGGCGGCCTCGAACTCCATGCGCATCTCCGCGAGGCCGTGCTGGACCGCCTGGAACTCGTTGATCGAGCGGCCGAACGCCTCCCGATCGTGGACGAACTCCCATGCCTCCTCGATCGCCGCGGCAGCCAGCCCCAGCCCGTGGCCGCCGACGACGATCCGGCCATGGTTGAAGAAGTCGGCGAGCATGTAGAAGCCGGCGTTCTCCTCACCGACGAGGTTCTCCTCGGGGACGCGGACGTCGTCGAAAACGATGTGTGCCTGCTTGGAGGCGCGCATCCCCATCTTCTCGGGGATGTGCTCGGCCTCGTAGCCCGCGGCGTCGGTGGGAACGATGATCAGCGACTGGTTCGAGTAGCGGTCGTTCTCCTCGCTCGTTTTGACGAAGACGCTGATCCAGTCGGCCTCGACGCCGTTCCCGATCCAGTACTTCTCGCCGTTGATGACGTATTCGTCGCCGTCCTTCTCGGCGGTCGTGGTCATCCCCGCCAGATCGCTCCCGGTGTCCGGTTCGGAGACCGCGAGCCCGGTGATCTGTTCGCCCTCGGCGACCGGCCGGAGGTACTCCTCCTTCTGCTCCTCGCTGCCGTACTTGTAGATCATCTCGCCGCCGAAGCTCGCGAGCTGGAGCGTCAGCGCGATGCCAGCGTCCGCCCGGTAGAACTCCTCGGCGAGCGCGAGCATCTGG comes from the Halalkalicoccus sp. CG83 genome and includes:
- a CDS encoding enolase-like domain-containing protein; the protein is MALYDAVSDLPVRIDEISLSRRERDTSSGFTRVTTVISLSGEGEIGKGEDVTYETADHDALLEAGAPDLEGEYTLDEFSARLADLELFPDGPSREDFRHYRRWAFESAALDLALRQADTDLASALDRQYDPVRFIASTRLGDPPTFDRIERFLENDPDLEFKLDPTSKWDDELIDRLADTGAVRVVDLKGQYEGTEVDQAPDPDLYERVINGLSESVIEDPALTEGTRPVLEGHEDRVSWDATIHGIADVEELPWEPDWLNIKPSRFGSVESLFETIEFCIEREIAMYGGGQFELDVGRGQIQAIASLFYADSANDVAPGGYNDPEVVEGLAQSPLDPPAEPAGFRW
- a CDS encoding flavin reductase family protein; this translates as MEVDIDELDSAYRLLAGSVVPRPIAWVSSRSPEGRDNLAPYSFFNVVAVDPPVVMFAPVGTGDDLKDTPRNVLETEEFVVNVVTMELAEAMNATSATVEENEFDHAELDRAESVRIAPPRVADAAVAFECKLYDFVEIGGSSMVLGEVVYAHVADDVTTGGKVDVTKLDAVGRLSGSYYASTRDRFSMERPP
- a CDS encoding VOC family protein — translated: MTDAPPTTGLHHVTNICTDMEETVEFYEDVLDWHTVKRTRNYDDPGTLHYYFSSTPEGEPGTNVTYFEYPGSQGRPGPGASHHFAFGVEDDETLEEWREHLMDHGVRVSRVKDRTYFRSIYFSDPDGLVFEFATAGPGFGVDEEDPGTEEIDPFEGE
- a CDS encoding VOC family protein, whose amino-acid sequence is MTDEATEPTPVVAEPPDSPIRLSGTDHVTLIGSNEADTVEFYRDLLGMSLVLRQPNLDQPEVTHLFFDTGDGRILTFFVNDDRESDPRPQRTGIGAVHHLAFSVEPERFVETKEAFDEADHPYNEFDRGAFHSIYTRDHNGLVLEIATDKYHIPDDRHGEVLATAQRIREKAGADYVDDEHVGRALEELGLEADPYELPDAPTGAGYD
- a CDS encoding winged helix-turn-helix transcriptional regulator, with product MSSESTAYDGSTCSVIDSLEQIGSQWRLIVLHDLQEEEKRFNELKRSTDASSRTLSRVLEDLQELGFVERRVEADSPIATYYSLTPKGESLRPVFGEIECWADEWL
- a CDS encoding HTH domain-containing protein, which produces MEGSRDDRDVGEPLRVQLYVRHNTFGARTQQQRLFERVRRLEARSRIERTELRRWPDRIPANERSELGDVIGEFEAWAADRDLALAPCFDRREVESRFGGGRYERISLPIMCLAVYRNGRLQRVAPHVDGDRSYTVYDCIDDLEERLTGEKRRSLRGSDAIVPP
- a CDS encoding tyrosine--tRNA ligase, which produces MDTAERTERVLRHTEEVVTEEELVDLLERPNPSVYIGYAPTGEMHIGHFTTIRKLADFLRADMEVTVLIADLHAHLDDEKSPFELLEARSEYYRAAIEAMVEAAGANPDDIEFVRGTEFELEEPYTLELYRLLADTTISRAQRAGSEVVRQSENPKLGGLVYTLMQSLDVAALDADVAYGGIDQRGIYMLARELLPEHGHAKPLCLFAPLLSGLSGGKMSASEAGSKVNLTDDPEAVSEKINGAYCPQGEVEDNGVLEYLNHLVFPVLGERNEPFVIERPEEYGGNVVYEEYADLEEDFVSGELHPQDLKNATGEYVSEVIAPIRERFEAEPELLEAAYPDRYD
- a CDS encoding MFS transporter yields the protein MALDTNDRAIAGFTMTGHSLVHWFETSIPIFLVVWLAEFDVSVALLGIVVALGYAPFGLGALPGGILADIYGTKRLVLLCLGGMSLSFLVLSIAPNIYAITVGLVLWGVAASVYHPAGLSLISTGVEERGTVFAWHGIAGNVGIALGPFVAATLLIFLDWQLVAALLAIPGLVAVAYGLSADFDPMNAVDDVEETTEEALSLSELFGQSRALLASAFGLVFVIVTFEGLFYRGMLTYLPEILHGLPAMEAFELSADLRGIEPADYIYVGFLVVGMAGQYAGGKLTDRVPAERGLLAIFGVLALLALAFIPVTGMGLGALLALCGVLGFFLFAIQPFYQNAVAVHTPTDTRGLSYGYTYLGEFGLGSASIAIGGFVLDSFALSAFFAMLAAFALIAAALSAGLLVFQDRLDPSREHAAGAGTDD
- a CDS encoding HalX domain-containing protein; protein product: MSTDEASADPVVLVVDDEPELASLFAAWLDDEWTVRVAHDGDEALERMDEEVAVVLLDRRMPGRSGDEVLDAIRGEGYDCRVVMVTAIDPDFEIIEMGFDDYLVKPVTGDELRRTVTRVHRRTEYDEIMREYYSLASKRAVLRTEKSRSELEENEEYRRLESRLTKLRKSVDETIEGLRGHEDFAAAFRDLGNGRCS
- a CDS encoding acyl-CoA dehydrogenase family protein, giving the protein MELLDEEIVPEYARPIKREAREFAQEHIAPNAEECFREGEYPWEILEAGREAGLVAQDIPEEYGGRGLDVVQMLALAEEFYRADAGIALTLQLASFGGEMIYKYGSEEQKEEYLRPVAEGEQITGLAVSEPDTGSDLAGMTTTAEKDGDEYVINGEKYWIGNGVEADWISVFVKTSEENDRYSNQSLIIVPTDAAGYEAEHIPEKMGMRASKQAHIVFDDVRVPEENLVGEENAGFYMLADFFNHGRIVVGGHGLGLAAAAIEEAWEFVHDREAFGRSINEFQAVQHGLAEMRMEFEAARALNHRAARKVRDEENAGLWAALAKTKSTEMAVDCAQQGMQFHGGRSVLTDRRIARVYRDVRIPVIYEGTNEVQRNLIYRQS